In Cydia amplana chromosome 13, ilCydAmpl1.1, whole genome shotgun sequence, a single genomic region encodes these proteins:
- the LOC134653478 gene encoding inositol-tetrakisphosphate 1-kinase-like, translating into MNDCKPLTKTIGVWMSDKKSQKLNWKELISAANSHGYKLVKVDLERPLEEQGQFDVFLHKLTDIIAAADLGDPKASLIISNVEQYLSNHPSITVIDPLDNVRILLNRYNYYSILQDEPTFIRQGIFTPTFAEFTTSNVKNNLEIMRQRGVTFPIICKPTIAHGSKSAHEMILVFNERDLNVCRPPCVVQSFVNHNAVLHKVFLIGNRYHICERPSLKNFYASKDLEPIFYSTGEVCKADSQSTLSILDPHDEADLQIALNEDKIKIIIRALRKRIGLLLAGFDVVIDNVTGNHAVIDINVYPSYDNFPNFFENLMDCIDETVRRTNIVNGDSELCQEYISHRINGLINVAFTANKLGVTGMNIN; encoded by the exons ATGAACGATTGTAAACCACTTACTAAAACTATTGGAGTGTGGATGTCAGATaagaaaagtcagaaattaaatTGGAAGGAGTTAATTAGTGCAGCTAACTCACATGGCTACAAACTTGTAAAG GTGGATTTGGAAAGGCCATTAGAAGAACAGGGCCAGTTTGATGTGTTTCTGCACAAACTGACTGATATCATAGCTGCAGCTGATCTAGGGGACCCTAAG GCATCACTGATCATTAGCAATGTAGAACAGTATTTATCAAATCATCCAAGTATTACGGTTATCGATCCATTAGACAACGTCAGAATTCTGTTGAACAG atataattattattcaatattaCAAGACGAACCTACATTTATTAGACAAGGGATTTTTACACCAACATTCGCAGAATTTACAACTTccaatgtaaaaaataatttagaaataATGAGACAGAGAGGAGTCACATTCCCAATTATATGTAAACCAACGATAGCTCATGGCTCGAAGTCGGCTCACGAAATGATTTTGGTATTTAATGAGAGGGATTTGAATGTCTGCCGACCACCCTGTGTGGTCCAAAGTTTTGTTAATCATAATGCAGTTCTACATAAAGTATTTCTTATtggaaatag atatCACATATGCGAAAGACCAAGCCTTAAAAACTTCTACGCATCAAAAGACCTAGAACCAATATTCTACAGCACGGGAGAAGTGTGCAAAGCAGATAGCCAGTCCACTCTGTCCATATTGGATCCTCACGACGAGGCCGATCTACAAATTGCTTTAAACGAAGAcaagattaaaataataattcgtGCATTAAGGAAAAGGATCGGACTACTTTTAGCGGGATTTGATGTTGTCATAGACAATGTGACGGGAAATCATGCGGTTATAGACATCAATGTGTATCCTAGTTATGATAACTTTccaaatttctttgaaaatcTCATGGACTGCATTGATGAAACTGTGCGCAGGACCAATATAGTGAACGGAGATAGTGAGTTGTGTCAAGAGTACATCAGCCACAGGATAAATGGGTTGATAAATGTTGCATTTACTGCCAACAAGCTTGGGGTTACTGGTATGAATATAAATTAG